A stretch of the Esox lucius isolate fEsoLuc1 chromosome 2, fEsoLuc1.pri, whole genome shotgun sequence genome encodes the following:
- the LOC105029587 gene encoding solute carrier family 66 member 2 gives MDSGLGLGDEEGDVGSLWATLAWLASCVMVVGGALPYVPQYLQILRTKNTGGFSTRICLVLMVANILRILFWFGKRFEVTLLLQAVVMIVAMLLMLDLCCSVQNSDRISTKQHHITDLDPRFFWSWDGFEDYLIFLLAFTLPCAFVTLLLLDSSLFVEALGFLSLLAEAMLGLPQLLQNQHNHSTTGMSVKMVLLWMTGDGFKTAYFALNKSPLQFLLCGLAQVLVDLTILYQVCLYRKDPCDKLS, from the exons ATGGACAGTGGACTGGGCCTGGGTGATGAGGAAGGGGATGTGGGGAGCCTGTGGGCTACTCTGGCCTGGCTGGCTTCCTGTGTGATGGTGGTTGGAGGTGCTCTGCCGTACGTGCCCCAGTACCTGCAGATACTCCGGACCAAGAACACAGGCGGGTTCTCCACACGCATCTGCCTCGTTCTGATGGTTGCCAACATCCTCCGCATACTCTTCTG gTTTGGGAAACGGTTTGAGGTGACCCTGCTCCTGCAGGCTGTGGTGATGATTGTTGCCATGCTGTTGATGCTCGACCTCTGCTGCTCTGTCCAGAACAGCGACCGCATCAGCACCAAACAGCATCACATCACAG atctgGACCCTCGGTTCTTCTGGAGCTGGGATGGATTTGAGGACTACCTCATCTTCCTGCTTGCCTTCACGCTTCCCTGCGCCTTTGTCACCCTCCTCCTGCTGGACTCCTCACTGTTTGTGGAGGCCCTGGGCTTCCTGTCTTTGCTGGCTGAGGCCATGCTGGGGCTACCGCAGCTCCTCCAGAACCAACACAACCACTCCACCACCGGCATGAG TGTGAAGATGGTTCTGCTGTGGATGACTGGGGATGGCTTCAAGACGGCCTACTTTGCCCTCAACAAGAGCCCACTTCAATTCCTTTTGTGTGGGTTGGCTCAGGTGCTGGTAGACCTGACTATCCTCTATCAAGTGTGTCTCTACAGAAAAGACCCCTGTGACAAGCTTTCCTAG
- the LOC105029588 gene encoding potassium voltage-gated channel subfamily G member 1 — protein sequence MPLISNAQDFSNFSVSSDNSSLDGIFTEIPETETIKGVYYKRVHRLHIDEDRVWPTVDHTLQAVINVGGSLYSFPWSTLEQFPLTRLGRLRLCSSLDDISQLCDDYDETRREFFFDRNPAAFRVILNFLAAGKLRLLRELCAVSLHDELSYWGVDHAHMERCCRRRMLTRVEEVAERERKEEEWRQKRLGMQRLPLVAESGYRGLMSRLREVVENPHSGWAGKTFACLSMTMVAVTVVSLCISTMPDLREEENQGECSQKCQHMFIVESVCVAWFSMEFILRFLHARSKLEFARGPLNIIDAVAILPYYMSLVMVEKNLANEDYNPGAGRGYLDKLGLVLRLMRALRILYVMRLARHSMGLQTLGLTMKRSVREFGLLVLFVAVGIALYSPMVHLAESELAPNAATTPRHSFSSIPASYWWAIISMTTVGYGDMVPRSIPGQVVALSSILSGILIMSFPATSIFHMFSRSYQELKVEHERLWKEETGAALAADILESRREREAEGLGFWSLRRGSGESPGGDELGMTVGMTAGQHYDLRKDTRPDP from the exons ATGCCGCTCATCAGCAATGCCCAAGACTTCAGCAACTTCTCCGTCAGCAGCGACAACAGCAGCCTGGACGGCATCTTCACAGAGATCCCAGAGACCGAGACCATCAAGGGCGTGTATTATAAGCGTGTCCATCGCCTCCACATTGATGAAGACAGGGTCTGGCCCACTGTTGACCATACTCTACAg GCTGTGATCAATGTGGGAGGCAGCCTCTACTCGTTTCCCTGGAGCACCTTGGAGCAGTTCCCCCTGACGAGGCTGGGACGTCTGCGACTCTGCTCCAGTCTCGATGACATCAGCCAACTCTGTGACGACTATGATGAGACCCGACGGGAGTTCTTCTTTGACCGGAACCCGGCGGCGTTCCGAGTCATCCTGAACTTCCTGGCAGCCGGGAAGCTCCGTCTCCTCCGGGAACTGTGTGCCGTGTCTCTGCATGACGAGCTAAGCTACTGGGGGGTCGACCACGCCCACATGGAGCGCTGCTGCCGCCGACGCATGTTGACACGCGTGGAGGAG GTGGCGGAGCGTGAGCgtaaggaggaggagtggaggcaGAAGAGGCTGGGGATGCAAAGGCTCCCACTTGTGGCAGAGTCAGGCTACCGCGGGCTGATGAGCAG GCTGAGAGAGGTGGTGGAGAACCCCCACTCCGGTTGGGCGGGGAAGACGTTCGCCTGCCTGTCAATGACCATGGTGGCTGTGACCGTCGTCAGCCTCTGCATCAGCACAATGCCTGACCTACGCGAGGAGGAGAACCAG GGGGAGTGTTCCCAGAAGTGTCAGCATATGTTTATTGTGGAGTCGGTGTGTGTAGCCTGGTTCTCCATGGAGTTCATTCTGCGGTTCCTCCACGCTCGCTCCAAACTGGAATTTGCCCGCGGGCCCCTGAACATCATTGATGCCGTGGCCATCCTCCCCTACTACATGTCGCTGGTCATGGTGGAGAAGAACTTGGCAAACGAGGATTACAACCCTGGGGCAG GGAGGGGCTATCTGGACAAGCTGGGGCTGGTCCTGCGTCTCATGCGCGCCCTACGCATCCTCTACGTCATGCGCCTGGCGCGTCACTCCATGGGCCTCCAGACGCTAGGCCTGACCATGAAGCGCAGCGTCCGCGAGTTCGGCCTCCTCGTTCTCTTTGTCGCCGTCGGCATTGCCCTCTACTCTCCCATGGTGCACCTGGCCGAGAGCGAGCTGGCGCCCAACGCCGCCACCACGCCCCGTCACAGCTTCAGCAGCATCCCCGCCTCCTATTGGTGGGCCATCATCTCCATGACGACCGTGGGCTACGGGGACATGGTGCCGCGCAGCATTCCGGGTCAGGTGGTGGCGCTGAGCAGCATCCTGAGCGGGATCCTCATCATGTCTTTCCCGGCCACCTCCATCTTCCACATGTTCTCCAGGAGCTACCAGGAGCTGAAGGTGGAGCACGAGAGGCTGTGGAAGGAGGAGACGGGGGCCGCCCTGGCCGCTGACATCCtggagagcaggagggagagggaggccgAGGGACTGGGCTTCTGGTCGTTACGCCGGGGATCTGGGGAGTCTCCGGGAGGGGATGAGTTAGGGATGACAGTAGGGATGACAGCGGGTCAGCACTATGATCTGAGGAAGGACACTAGACCTGACCCTTGA